gagagagaaacaccTACAATTCTCTCCTTAATCCTTCCCAGGAGTGTTAACAACCATTTTTGGCCTCCTTGGTTTGttgaatgtcatattcatacactgatcagctacaacattaaaagcagttactggttttaatgctgtggctgatcggtgtaagaATATGACAGTCaagatttcttttaatcatttcttttctttccaaacaaggTCCTTATTGTCCTGCCAAAGAATTTCCGGATTCTCTTCAGTCGGCTCTTCTTATCTTTGGCAGGCGGACACTCATCTGGTGACCCGCCATCGCCGATGTCTCTTCAGCTGGACTGGCTACACCTTGGCTaacagctgagccagcagcgtctattcctgcagcagcttctgctccatcagatgaatgAAGCATTTTTTCAACGCTGCCACAGGAGCGAGGAACAGCTGAGCCGGCATCATTTTTAGgaggtgtggctgaaggctcttcatctTTGGGCCTTCCTGAGCCTCACCGTCAGCTGGACTGGCTGCAACTTGGCAAACAGCTGGTTCCTCTAAAGCTGTGTAAAAATATATCCTCTATCTCTGCAGCAgcctctgctccatcagatgagcGAGGCATGCTGTCACAGGAGCGAGGAACAGCTGCGCCATTGAAATGAgctgtggctgaaggctcttcatcatTGGGCTCTCCTTCAGCCTCACCATTAGGAGATAGGTCCTCATCGAAGTTGTCCGTTGGTACGACCGCCATTTTCTTTTGAAGAATTCttggcactgaataaaacatgacaataaattaatgataaCTCAATCACTAAACAAATCTGTCCAACcctactgaaaccaaaacacagtaacttacTATAAGCTGATCTCTACTTCATCCACCAGATGGGCCATTGTGACAAGGGGTGAGTGAGAGCCTTCCCGAGTGATCCTCTTCTCTGCATCTGTATTTAGCAGGCATTTCAGGAGATTGACAAATGCCCTTTGATCCTCCAGCTCAATGTTTTCTCAAGGCCCTGGGTCgtgctggatttaaaacaaagtgggtgacagttcagtttatctgcttcctgtctctctgcgACAGAGCTAATTGAGatcaattcattctttagtCAAGAAATTGACCACTTACTGTAATCAGGTCATCCAGGTTTCTTAAACGCATGTGCCATCTTTTGGGCTCAATGCCAGTGCCAATCTGGTATTCCCTcggggtctacaggaacaaaacatgcatgtcAGATACTTCCTCCTTAAtgtgttcaacattttaaaagatttttttggctAATTGTGAGATAATAAAAAGCTGAACAACTGAACCaagttaaaataccttcatccaccatcttggtttgtcccagtgctggttcgccttaaaaaatgtgtgggtgtgtttcccagcactcaggaggtggtcagctggctggcccagAATGTCTACGATGCCTCTAATCTGAAGAGAGAATATTAAGAATCACATCAGCCGACACACTACATCAAGTCCCCTGTTGGGTTTCGACATGTTTCTTGGGCAGAATGTTACAGTCTTTGCATTCAAATCTAGATATATTTGGCTACTTACTGACTGGTACACGAGTGTGAcgcaaacagcttttttctgaGGTACACGAACCCAAGCACACAACCAAGACCCCACATGTCTATGGCCTCGGACACGGGTAGACCCAGGAAGACTTCAGGTGCCCTGTGGGTAGCATACAAGAACcacaagagctattaagtacattgtcaaatgcagcatgCATACTGGAGATTGACACAGCATCCgctggatcatttacagcataaacacacaactgcaaacatgttaaatgaTGAGTTTTATGGATTGAATTTACCTGCAACCCAGAGGCTGAATTATCATCCCTTGTCTCTTCTGAGGTGTTGAAGGACACGCCAAAATCTACAAGTTTTACCCGAAGGGCTCAGCCGGGTGGTTCACCAGCATAATATTTTCTTGCTTCTGGTTGGCGTGAAAGACGCCAATGCCCTTCAGAGCGACAAAGGCCATCAGcacctgcagagacagaggacaccaTGTAGACAGTTAAAGATACCATTGACCAAGGTGCAGGCTGTTACTTAAGCatgtaacttctttctcagctgGCTTAGTATATTGCTATTAATTGTTGAAagattgatcaaagccacaTAGTCTTTACCTGGTGCGTTACTGGTCGATCTCACTGAGAGACAGTGGCCTATTTAGTTCTACGAGCAGTTGATGAAgactcctgtccagcatttcaaacactagacaggtatgtcctCTGTGCTGAAACTTCTCCAAGAACTGAACCACGTTCTTCTTGACTGGGTCAAGAACGCCACTACTTCGAGCATTTGGATCTGTGTAGAAAATGACATAGGTACTTGTAAATGACAGAGCATGgtatcagcagttcatttaagaaacaaaacttaggcaagaagatgtgaaaaacttcactatcaaaacaaattaaattatctACCTCTCTTTTAGCGGCAGCCTCAGTTTTTAGGATCTTGAGGGCCACGGGCTCTGATGTCTTTAATTTCACAGCCTTGGCGactttgccaaagcacccttCCCTGATGACATCCTTCATGAGGTAGCGACATGTGTTGCCTGACAATATGTCTATTACTATCACCTCAGAGCTCTCGGaatttttcttgtcatttgtgaccactgacagagaagcagaacatgaagagaaaaggagaacacgTGAAGGTTACAACTTGGAGTCAGCAGGGCTCATTCAGTCAACACATAATGCACAAATGTAGCTGAAGTATTCATTATccccatgtaaataaacatttggttttcattctacGACCACATGTAGAAGAATAATATGTCAGATACTGAATACGGCATCATGTCCATTTTAGTGAGTGGTATTCCAAAGAATGACAAGAACAAAATACACTCAATGAGGgaaacatttgatcaaatgctaCACTGGTCTTCGTTATTCAGATaattcacttaagtaaaagaagcaataccacagtgtaaaaatcttCGATTACAAGTACAGGTATGTATTATCAGAAAATGTCGTTAAAGTATCGAAAGTTAAAGcacttttttcaaactcttaaccTGCATAGTAATCACATTTCAACTGTCAGTTAAATGCAATGGAGTAAAACACGTCTCTctggaatgtagtggagtcgacatttaaagtagaataaaattcagatacttgtgtgtgtgtgtgtctgtgtgtgtgtgtgtgtgtgtgtgtgtgtgtgtgtgtgtgtgtgtgtgtgtgtgtacatgtgttgagTTTTCATTaccagttttatctgctgtcaaacagaGGTCCGCTGCGGACTACTTGAAGTCCCTTTGCCAcagcaaatgtttctgaaaatgtttccctTCTTCATTGTTAAttcttcaactaactctgttCTTAAGTAGTGAAGTTCTGTAAGTAGTGAAGTGCTTCAACTAACTCTGTTGTGTAAGTCgtgaagtgttttcagctgaaggCAAACTGACCAGTTCCAAACATCAAAGGACTCTTCATGACATCACAGCAGGGCATCAGTATTATGATGTCATAACATTCTATTCTAAGATTCTATTCAAGTCTTTTGTGAGAGAAATGAGGAACAATCACTTCATTTACAGAcacattgttcatttcaatgCTTTTGATGGTTCCTATGCTACATCAATGCTGTTGATGTAGACATTTcttataaaagtaattaaaatcgGCATTTCATGGGCCATcttatgttttaaatcattctgaaaCTTGTAAGGTCAATGCTGACGAGAGTCaactgttttggatttatttacgccatgaaatttatattttttttaaaatgttaccgCCTCTAATCAGAGATGGGTGGCCCGCCTCCTCCATCACCCGCCCTGAGAGGGTGGGTTTTATAAAACCGCACTCATACTGAGTGAATATAAACCGATCGAGACTCATCGCTCAAGGGAGTTAGGCTATTGTGTGCTAACCCTCTGCTTAGTATTTTGAGACTCTGACTTGTGACAGCTGTAGAGGCACCCCAGACTAGATCCTGTCCCtccagaccctcatatggctcagcAGTGGTCGCAGATGGTAGCAGGTCCCCAATAGCAATATCACTGCTATCTACATTTGCAACTGGCATTTTTCAtagagtgctattctaactacatgcttgaCTACGAGAGCTCTGGCTTCAGGCATTATTGGCGCTGGAGCCAACGGCTCAGTTTGATGCGCTctggaccaccatggtcctccaccacactaatgtccacTTCAGGCGATTCTGGAGGGGAACAGACCTCCCACAAGCCACTTCTTCTCTATCAAACCCATAGGCATTAACGTAAACAGCTCTGGGGGGTTTTGGGACATCCTCAGATCCATCATGACCAAGTGTTCAGCGCCGATTTTACAGTGGCGAGCAGGGTCACAGGTAATGCTATTGGAAACAGGTTGATCACTGTTTCCATGCAGGGACATACCTTAtgtttgaacatgtgaaaacaaaacaagcgaAATTTCTAGATGTCAGTAGCCCCTTAGATTTTCAGTGTCTTCCAttaaatgggaaattttgacattatgttgttaaagaaaaggtttcaGAGTTACTAAGAAATACATATTCATCCTCTGCAGCGCCATGAATTTCAGAGCAAATGTAATGGAAATCAGGTTAGCAGTTGCTGTGTAGTAGTTTTAATATATTGACCAAAGGGACAGCCTGATGGACAGAGTGAAGTGCAGTCTTTTAAGGTTTTCAAAAGATTAAAGAATTGTGTAGCTATGACAActtgctgtaaatactgtaaacaaatcagaCCAACAATTAGACAATCACCATCAAATTAATAGGCAACTCTGTGAGCacttctacttttatttttttaattttttttaatattattaaaaaagtgtATCCTTGGGTTATggattgttaaataaacaaaaagtgtcaCCTTGCACTTCAGGAAATTAAAGTGACCATTGATTTTTGGATgatcacaaaatatttgatcGTTTAACCattgtttcagcatctgtgatataactgaattaatcaaacaattgtAGTGTCATCTCCAAAGCACACACAAGAAGGAATTCaagtgaatttgttgtttattgacatcaggtcaaaaattcaaagttgctttgaaacaatttaccagggaaaaataaagaatatgacGTCTTGGAAGATTcttggtcatccaggtcatgatTATCAAAGAAGGACTGAAtcgggcaactggacttggctgTAGATACTTGAAAGccattgatgtcacttggtttgtTAGTGCTCGGTTGTTGTAACATCAGTTGTTAGAGCCGTTGGGGTcacatgaggccaagtgtgaatagTTGTTAGGGAGGGATAATAACAGAAGTTttatcagggcacttttcatatggagcaggtctagaccggactcttaatagttatatttagagagacccaacattcccccatgagcaagcgctCGATgtcagcggcaaggaaaaactcccttttaacggaagaaaccttgagcagaacctggctctgggtgggcggccatctgcctcgatcggttgggttgagagagaaacaccTACAATTCTCTCCCTTAATCCCTTCCCAGGAGTGTTAACAACCATTTTGGCCTCCTTTTGGTTTCAGttgaatgtcatattcatacactgatcagctacaacattaaaagcagttactggttttaatgctgtggctgatcggtgtaagaATATGACAGTCaagatttcttttaatcatttcttttctttccaaacaaggTCCTTATTGTCCTGCCAAAGAATTTCCGGATTCTCTTCAGTCGGCTCTTCTTATCTTTGGCAGGCGGACACTCATCTGGTGACCCGCCATCGCCGATGTCTCTTCAGCTGGACTGGCTACACCTTGGCTaacagctgagccagcagcgcctattcctgcagcagcttctgctccatcagatgaatgAAGCATTTTTCAACGCTGCCACAGGAGCGAGGAACAGCTGAGCCGGCATCATTTTTAGgaggtgtggctgaaggctcttcatctTTGGGCCTTTCCTGAGCCTCACCGTCAGCTGGACTGGCTGCAACTTGGCAAACAGCTGGTTCCtctaaagctgtaaaaaatatatatcctatctctgcagcagcctctgctccatcagatgagcGAGGCATGCTGTCACAGGAGCGAGGAACAGCTGCGTCATTGAAATGAgctgtggctgaaggctcttcatcatTGGGCTCTCCTTCAGCCTCACCATTAGGAGATAGGTCCTCATCGGTTGTCCGTTGGTACGACCGCCATTTTCTTTGAAGAATTCttggcactgaataaaacatgacaataaattaatgataaCTCAATCACTAAACAAATCTGTCCAACcctactgaaaccaaaacacagtaacttacTATAAGCTGATCTCTACTTCATCCACCAGATGGGCCATTGTGACAAAGGGGTGAGTGAGAGCCTTCCCCGGAGTGATCCTCTTCTCTGCATCTGTATTTAGCAGGCATTTCAGGAGATTGACAAATGCCCTTTGATCCTCCAGCTCAATGTTTTCCTGCGTCCTTGGGTCgtgctggatttaaaacaaagtgggtgacagttcagtttatctgcttcctgtctctgcGACAGAGCTAATTGAGatcaattcattctttagtCAAGAAATTGACCACTTACTGTAATCAGGTCATCCAGGTTTCTTAAACGCATGTGCCATCTTTTGGGCTCAATGCCAGTGCCAATCTGGTATTCCCTcggggtctacaggaacaaaacatgcatgtcAGATACTTCCTCCTTAAtgtgttcaacattttaaaagatttttttggctaattgggagattaaaaaaagctgaacaactgaaccaagttaaaataccttcatccaccatcttggtttgtcccagtgctggttcgccttaaaaaatgtgtgtgtgggtgtgtttcccagcactcaggaggtggtcagctggctggcccagAATGTCTACGATGCCTCTAATCTGAAGAGAGAATATTAAGAATCACATCAGCCGACACACTACATCAAGTCCCCTGTTGGGTTTCGACATGTTTCTTGGGCAGAATGTTACAGTCTTTGCATTCAAATCTAGATATATTTGGCTACTTACTGACTGGTACACGCAGTGTGAcgcaaacagctttttttctgaggtACACGAACCCAAGCACACAACCAAGACCCCACATGTCTATGGCCTCGACACGGTAGACCCAGGAAGACTTCAGGTGCCCTGTGGGTAGCATACAAGAACcacaagagctattaagtacattgtcaaatgcagcatgCATACTGAGATTGACACAGCATCCgctggatcatttacagcataaacacacaactgcaaacatgttaaatgaTGAGTTTTATGGATTGAATTTACCTGCAACCCAGAGGCTGAATTATCATCCCTTGTCTCTTCTGAGGTGTTGAAGGACACGCCCAAAATCTACAAGTTTTACCCGAAGGGCTCAGCCGGTGGTTCACCAGCATAatattgtctggcttcaggtTGGCGTGAACGACGCCAATGCCCTTCAGAGCGCCAAAGGCcatcagcaactgcagagacagaggacacaatgTAGACAGTTAAAGATACCATTGACCAAGGTGCAGGCTGTTACTTAAGCatgtaacttctttctcagctgGCTTAGTATATTGCTATTAATTGTTGAAagattgatcaaagccacaTAGTCTTTACCTGGTGCTACTGGTCGATCTCACTGAGAGACAGTGGCCTATTTAGTTCTACGAGCAGTTGATGAAgactcctgtccagcatttcaaacactagacaggtatgtcctCTGTGCTGAAACTTCTCCAAGAACTGAACCACGTTCTTCTTGACTGGGTCAAGAACGCCACTACTTCGAAAGCATTTGGATCTGTGTAGAAAATGACATAGGTACTTGTAAATGACAGAGCATGgtatcagcagttcatttaagaaacaaaacttaggcaagaagatgtgaaaaaacttcactatcaaaacaaattaaattatctACCTCTCTTTAGCTGCAGCCTCAGTTTTTAGGATCTTGAGGGCCACGGGCTCTGATGTCTTTAATTTCACAGCCTTGGCGACTTTGCCAAAGCACCTTCCCTGATGACATCCTTCATGAGGTAGCGCTTACATGTGTTGCCTGACAATATGTCTATTACTATCACCTCAGAGCTCGGaatttttcttgtcatttgtgaccactgacagagaagcagaacatgaagagaaaaggagaacacgTGAAGGTTACAACTTGGAGTCAGCAGGGCTCATTCAGTCAACACATAATGCACAAATGTAGCTGAAGTATTCATTATccccatgtaaataaacatttggttttcattctacGACCACATGTAGAAGAATAATATGTCAGATACTGAATACGGCATCATGTCCATTTTTAGTGAGTGGTATTCCCAAAGAATGACAAGAACAAAATACACTCAATGAGGGgaaacatttgatcaaatgctaCACTGGTCTTCGTTATTCAGATaattcacttaagtaaaagaagcaataccacagtgtaaaaatcttCGATTACAAGTACAGGTATGTATTATCAGAAAATGTCGTTAAAGTATCGAAAGTTAAAGcacttttttcaaactcttaaccTGTATAGTAATCACATTTCAACTGTCAGTTAAATGCAATGGAGTAAAACACGTCTCTctggaatgtagtggagtcgacatttaaagtagaataaaattcagatacttgtgtgtgtgtgtgtctgtgtgtgtgtgtgtgtgtgtgtgtgtgtgtgtgtgtgtgtgtgtgtgtgtacatgtgttgagTTTTCCTTaccagttttatctgctgtcaaacagcgGTCCGTGGACTACTTGAAGTCCCTTTGCCAcagcaaatgtttctgaaaatgtttccttCTTCATTGTTAAttcttcaactaactctgttCTTTAAGTAGTGAAGTTCTGTAAGTAGTGAAGTGCTTCAACTAACTCTGTTGTGTAAGTCgtgaagtgttttcagctgaaggCAAACTGACCAGTTCCAAACATCAAAGGACTCTTCATGACATCACAGCAGGGCATCAGTATTATGATGTCATAACATTCTATTCTAAGATTCTATTCAAGTCTTTTGTGAGAGAAATGAGGAACAATCACTTCATTTACAGAcacattgttcatttcaatgCTTTTGATGGTTCCTATGCTACATCAATGCTGTTGATGTAGACATTTcttataaaagtaattaaaatcgGCATTTCATGGGCCATcttatgttttaaatcattctgaaaCTTGCAAGGTCAATGCTGACGAGAGTCaactgttttggatttatttacgtcatgaaatttatattttttttttaaaatgttaccgCCTCTAATCAGAGATGGGTGGCCCGCCTCCTCCATCACCCGCCCTGAGAGGGTGGGTTTTATAAAACCGCACTCATACTGAGTGAATATAAACCGATCGAGACTCATCGCTCAAGGAGTTAGGCTATTAtgtgctaaccctctacttagtattttgaGACTCGACTTGTGACAGCTGTAGAGGCACCCCCAGACTAGATCCTGTCCCtccagaccctcatatggctcagcAGTGGTCGAGATGGTAGCAGGTCCCCAATAGCAATATCACTGCTATCTACATTTGCAACTGGCATTTTTCAtagagtgctattctaactacatgctttGATCGCTTAACCATTAATACAGCATCTGTGATATAACTGAATTAATTAAACAATTGTAGTGTCATCTCCAAAGCACACAAGGAATTAAGTGAATTCTGTTGTTGATGCTggacatcaggtcaaaattcgttgcttttgaaacaatttactaggaaaataaagaatatgacGCCTTTGAAGATttggtcatccaggtcatgatTATCAAAGAAGGACTGGAATCGCTGGCAACTGGATTTGGCTAGATACTTGAAAGCTattgatgtcacttggtttgtTAGTGTCTGGCTGTTGTAACATCAGCTGTTAGAGCCAAGGGGGAAGTCACATGAGCCATGTGAATACAGTTAGGAGGATAATAACAGAAGTTTTATCAGGGCACtttttcatatggagcaggtctagaccgaCTTGGTATTGTTATATTtagagagacccaacattccccatgagtGCGCCGATGTCAGCGTGCAAGGCAGAAAACTCCTTTAACGTGGGAAGAAACCCTGGAGTTCTGGTTCTGGGTGGGCGCCATCTGCCCCCACTGgattgggttgagagagaaacaccTGCACTTTCCCTAATCCTTCCCAGGAGTGCTAACAACCATTTTTGGCCTCCTCTTGGTTTGTTGAtcaacatatatttatacattcagCTACATTGctgttactggttttaatgctgtggctgatcggtgtaagaATATGACAGCTACtctctttttaatcatttcttttttcttttccaaacaaGGTCCATTGCCTGCCAAAGAATTTTGATTCTCTTCAGTCGGCCTTCTCTTATCTTGGCAGGCGGATTACCTCATTCAGACCCGCCATCGCCGATGTCTTCTTCTTCAGCTGGACTGGCTACACCTTTGGCTAACAGCTGACAGCAGCTTATTCCTGCAGCAGTTTGCCCATCAGATGAAGCATTTTTTCAACGCTGCCACAGGAGCGAGGAACATGAGCCGGCATCATCATTTTTAGgaggtgtggctgaaggctcttcatctTTGGGTCTTTCCTGAGCCTTCACCGTCAGCTGGGATCATTGCAACTCATAAAACAGCTGGTTCCCtctaaagctgtaaaaacaatatATCCTCTATTCCCTGCAGGTTAAGCTCCTTGCCCATCAGATGAGCGAGAGGTGCTGTCACAGGAGCGAGGAACAGCTGCCAGCTATTGAAATGTGACAGATGAAGGCTCTTCATCATTGGGCTCTCCTTCCAGCCTCATACCATTAGGAGATAGTCCTCATCGGTTAATCCGTTGGTACGGACcgccattttctttttgaagaatttttggcactgaataaaacatgacaataaattaatgataactcaatcacaaacaaatctgtccaaccctactgaaaccaaaacacagtaacttaaTACTATATTGATTCCTTACTTCATCCACCAGATGTAATATTGTGACAAAGGTGAGGAGAGCCTTCCCCGGAGTGCGATTTTCTCTTATCTGGTATTTAGCAGGCATTTCAGGAGATTGACAATGCCTTGATCCTCCAGCTAATGTTTTCTGCGCCCTAGTCGTGCTGATTTAAACAAAGtgggtgacagttcagtttatcTGCTTCCCGTCTCTGCTTACAGAGCTAATTGAGATCGACTATTCTTATCAAGAAATTGACCACTTAATGTAATCAGGTTCATCCAGGTTTCTTAAACCATCTTTTGGCTCAATGCTGCCAATCTGTATTCTGGCccaggaacaaaacatgcatgtcAGATACTTCCTCCTTAAtgttcaacatttaaaaagatttttggctaatcagagattaaaaaagctgaaattgaAACTGCTAAAATACCTTACTCCACCATCTTGGTTTGTCCTAGAAGTTGGTTCGCCTCTaaaaaatgtgtgggtgtgtttcccAGCACTCAGGGGAGGTGGTCATTGGCTGGCCCAATGTTCATGCTCTAATCTGAAGAGAGAATATTAAGAATCACATCAGCTTCTACACACTACATCAAGTCCCCTGTTGGGCTTCGACATGTTTCTGGGCAGAATGTTACAGTCTTTGCATTCAAATTCAGATATATTTGGCTACTTACCGACTGGTAAATCCAGTGTGACgaaacagcttttttctgaGGTACACCTAACCCAAGCACACAACTAAGACCCCACATGTCTATATGGTCTCGACATCGGTAGACCCAGGATTTAGGTGCCCTGTGGGTAGTACATTAAGAACcacaagagctattaagtacaTTGTCAAATAAAAGACAGTATGCAGTACTGGAGACACAGCATCCGGCTGGATCATTattaaagacaaacacacaactgcaacATAAAGAACAGATGAGTTTTGTGATTGACTCCTACCTGCAACCCAGAGGCTGAATTATCATCCCTGTCTCTCTTCTGAGGTGCTGATGACACGCCGTGGGGCCCACAGTTTACCCGGAAGGCTCAGCTGCGGGTTCACCAGCATATTGTCTGGCTTCCAGGTTGGCGTGAATCCACGCCAATGC
Above is a genomic segment from Xiphias gladius isolate SHS-SW01 ecotype Sanya breed wild unplaced genomic scaffold, ASM1685928v1 HiC_scaffold_48, whole genome shotgun sequence containing:
- the LOC120787734 gene encoding homeodomain-interacting protein kinase 2-like, with translation MKTPREYQIGTGIEPKRWHMRLRNLDDLITHDPRTQENIELEDQRAFVNLLKCLLNTDAEKRITPGKALTHPFVTMAHLVDEVEISLYAKNSSKKMAVVPTDNR